In one window of Oscillatoria sp. FACHB-1407 DNA:
- a CDS encoding C1 family peptidase: protein MGTNLKYRVGGYQVGARPDHAKSHQAGRFGQQQLPHRVDLRKFMTDVEEQVGNSCVANAFVGAYEYLAKREFGESGDISRLFVYYNARARHDSQHEDSGTMMYCAIESLIEHGACCEDLWLNDEAMIFDEPDESAYENAANFTITEAEFIETDLDLWRHTLAEGYPIAFALNLFESFNTATENRGRISLPKRSEDVRETHAWHAMLCVGYSDKDRMFIVRNSWGSDWGDRGYCYIPYDYVMHSDYNGHDSWIIKSVNDLDFTADVWEEDESSFADENSLLLYDFYITTEDPEGFAEALDALCLEYVESEEDYYFDYNYEENDEGTIHLDILNFDLTIEDSTDFLENLEALCQEYAIDEDYSYSFDGESNEESDEESDEEYAEDSEDYEAEYDEESEEYDEESDEEYDENSEEEYE from the coding sequence ATGGGTACGAACCTCAAATATCGTGTTGGTGGCTATCAAGTCGGTGCTCGCCCAGACCATGCCAAATCTCATCAGGCGGGTCGATTTGGGCAACAACAATTGCCCCATCGGGTTGATCTGCGAAAGTTTATGACGGATGTCGAAGAGCAAGTTGGCAATAGCTGTGTTGCGAATGCCTTTGTAGGTGCTTATGAATACCTGGCTAAGCGCGAATTCGGTGAGTCTGGGGATATCAGCCGTTTATTTGTGTATTACAACGCACGGGCACGACACGATAGCCAGCACGAAGATAGCGGCACCATGATGTATTGTGCGATCGAGAGTTTGATTGAACATGGGGCTTGTTGCGAGGACTTGTGGCTCAATGATGAAGCGATGATTTTTGATGAGCCTGATGAGTCGGCTTATGAGAATGCAGCTAATTTTACGATTACTGAAGCAGAGTTTATTGAAACGGATTTAGATTTGTGGCGACATACTCTGGCTGAAGGATATCCGATCGCCTTTGCTCTCAACCTATTTGAATCCTTCAATACTGCGACTGAAAATCGAGGTCGTATCTCATTGCCCAAACGATCTGAAGATGTGCGAGAAACCCATGCGTGGCACGCCATGTTGTGTGTGGGTTACTCCGACAAAGACCGGATGTTTATTGTCAGAAATTCATGGGGATCAGACTGGGGCGATCGCGGCTATTGCTACATTCCCTACGATTACGTCATGCATTCAGACTATAACGGTCATGACTCGTGGATCATTAAATCGGTAAATGATCTCGATTTCACAGCAGATGTTTGGGAAGAGGATGAATCCTCCTTCGCCGATGAAAATTCTCTACTACTGTATGACTTCTACATCACCACAGAAGATCCTGAAGGATTTGCAGAAGCATTAGATGCTTTGTGCCTGGAGTATGTCGAAAGTGAAGAAGACTATTACTTTGACTACAACTACGAAGAGAACGACGAAGGCACCATTCACCTTGATATTCTCAACTTTGATCTGACAATCGAGGATTCCACAGATTTTCTGGAAAACCTAGAGGCTCTTTGTCAGGAGTACGCCATTGACGAAGACTATAGCTATAGCTTTGATGGCGAAAGCAACGAAGAGAGCGATGAGGAGTCTGACGAGGAGTATGCCGAAGACAGCGAAGACTATGAAGCTGAGTACGACGAGGAAAGCGAAGAATACGATGAGGAGTCTGATGAGGAATATGACGAAAACAGCGAAGAGGAATACGAATAG